The DNA sequence CGCCGGCCCCGGAGACCTCGTGCTCCTGCCGGTCGGCCTGCCGCACACGTTCCTGGTCGGGCCGGACGAACCACTGCGGACCCTGCAGATCACCACCCCGTCCGGCTTCGAGGGCTTCGCCGCCGAGGCCGGCGAAGCCGCGCCCGAGCGGCGACTGCCGGACCCCGGCCCCATCGACCCGGCCGCCCTCGGCCACGCCGCCGCCCGGCACGGCATCGAACTGCTCGGGCCGCCACCCACCCACTGACCAGCGCCGGCCGCTACGCGTCACCGTCCAGGGGAACGGTGACCGTGGTGCCGGGGGCCAGTCGCAGCCGCCGCCCCCGTACCGTCACCGGGATCGGCGGCTCGTCACCAGGCGGGCTGGTCATCCGCACCTCCCGGTGGTCGACGGTCAGGTCCATCAGCCGGCCCCGGTACCGGATCGTGCAGCGGAGGTGGTCCAACCCCTCGGGCAGCAGCGGATCGAGCCGGAGCACGCCGTCGCGGATCTCTAGCCCGGTGTAGCACCGCTGGAGGATGTCCAACGTCCCCGCCGTGGCGCCGAGATGGATCCCCTCCCGGGCCGTACCGTCGTGCAGGTCCCCGAGATCCGTGCCCAGGGCCGCCAACAGCATGTCCCACGACCGCCGCCGGTCGGTCCGGGCCAGCACCCAGGCGTGCGCGACCCGGCTCAACGTGGACCCGTGCGTCGTACGGGTCAGGTAGTGGTCGACGGTGGCGGGAATGCGCGCCCGGTCGAGGTCGTAGCCGAGCCGGCCGACCAGACCGGCCAGCTCGTCCGCGCCCAACAGGTAGAGCAGCATGAGCACGTCGGCCTGCTTGGACACCCGGTACCGGTTGGTGCTGTCGCCCTCGGCCTGCATGAGCCACGCCAACGGGCGCAGGTCGCCGTACCGCCGCCGGTAGTGCTCCCAGTCCAGCTCCGGCAGATCGGCGTAGCCCTCGAACTGGGCCAGGATCCCGTCGTCGAGGAACGACAACCGCAGCCGGCGCCCGATGTGGGCCCAGTGCTCCAGCTCCGGGCGTCCGACGGCCGGCCGGAGCCACGGCCTCGCCCCCGGGTGCCGTTCGAGCAGCCCGTACGCCTCACACGCGCGGGCCAGCGTCCAGGCGACCATCACGTTGACGTACGCGCAGTTGTCGAGCCCCTCGCTCGGCCGGTTCGGATAGCCATCGTGGTATTCGTCGGGACCCATGACCCCGCGGATGTCGAACCGGTCGTCGGCCGGGTCGTACGTCGCCGCGCCGGCCCAGAACCGGGCCGTCTCCACCAGCAGGTCGATTCCGGTCGTGGCGAGGAACGGCAGGTCGGCGGTGGTCTCCCAGTATTGCCAG is a window from the Polymorphospora rubra genome containing:
- a CDS encoding cupin domain-containing protein → MSVRPYVLKADEGEAYWFLGNLVTVKAAGAQTRGRLTVAEFVNPPGFAPPLHRHQTEDELFYVISGTAEFRCAGEVLPAGPGDLVLLPVGLPHTFLVGPDEPLRTLQITTPSGFEGFAAEAGEAAPERRLPDPGPIDPAALGHAAARHGIELLGPPPTH